The following nucleotide sequence is from Rhizobium binae.
CGTCGACGATTGCTTGGTGGTCGGCCAGCACCGTCTGCATTTTTCCCGGCATCGGCAGGTTGAGGCGCCGCAACCGGTCGAGATGCACGCTCTGGCGCCTGACATTGGCCCAAAGCTGCAATATGCCCGCCCTCTCGTAGAGCTTCCGGTGAAAATCGCGGTCAATCTCGTCGAAGATGTCATAGGTTTCCGGAGACCGAACGGCATTCTGGCGCGCCAGAATCTCGCGCAGTTCCGCCGCCGTCTCGCCCGGCGACTCCTCGGTCAGCCGCCGCACCGCCTCAAGCTCGATCGATAGTCGCAGGAACTGCGCCTGCCGCGCATGGTCGGTGTCGATCTTGGCGACGACCGTTGCATATTGCGGATAGACTTCGACAAGTCCCTCTTCCTGAAGGCGCATCAAGGCATCGCGCACAGGCGTCTGGCTCACGCCGAATTCGAGCTGCAACGAGGCGCGCGACAAGACCGTCCCGGGCGCAAGTTCCACCGTCAAAATCCTTGCCCGCAATATCTCGTGGATCTGCAGCGCCACCTGTCGTGACCGATCCAACTGGCTTTCCCGAACCATTCCGCTCATGTCCCTGCCCTGTTTTTGCGCCGTGCAAATCGACTAAACCATATTTTTTGGGTTGATGCACTGATGCATTAGTGCTTCAATGACGAAATCCGCCTCGGGAAAGGCGGCAGAGGGCTGACGCCCGCATCCTTTGGGAGGACCAGATGCAAATTCTAAAACATTGTCTTGTGGCCGCGGCCGTGACGCTCGGCCTTGCCTCTGCCAGTCAAGCGCAGGAGAAGACCGCTATTTCGATTACCCGCCAGCCCGGCATTCTCTATCTCGCCAGCCATGTGATGGAGACGCAGAAGCTGATCGAAAAGCATGCAGCTGCCGAGGGTGTGGCCGATGTGACTGTCGAATGGCGCACCTTCAGCGGCGGCGGCGCTCAGACGGATGCCTTGCTCGCCGGAAACGTCGACGTCGTCAACACCGGCACCGGCAACCTGCTTCTGCTCTGGGACCGCACGAGGGGAAAGGTGAAGGGGATCATCACCAGCTCCGCGCAGCCGGTGATCATGGTCAGCAATGATCCGCGCATCAAGTCGCTGAAGGACATCACGCCGTCCGACAAGATCGCCGTGCCGACAGTCGGCGTGTCGACCCAGGCCATCCTGCTGCAGATGGCGGCGGCGAAGATGTTTGGCGAGGACAAGGTCAAGACATTCGATTCCAACACCGTTCAGCTCGGACATCCGGACGCGGTTGCTGCGATCGCCAACCCAAACCACGAGGTGAAGAACCATTTCTCGGCGCCGCCTTTCCAGTATATCGAGCTGAAGCAGCAGGGCGTGCATAGAGTGACCGATTCCAAGGAGATCTTGGGAGGTGCGCTGACCCAAGCGACCTTCTTCACCACCACGGCATTCGCCGACGCCAACCCGAAGATCGTCAAGGCGCTGCGCGAAGCAACGGAAGAAGCGGTCGCTTTCATCAAGAAAGATCCCAAGACAGCCCTCGAAGCCTACAAGACGGTGTCGGGCGACAAGACCAGCCTCGATGACCTGCTCGCCATGTTGAAAGAGCCGGGCATGGATGAATGGCGCACCGACCCGCAGGGTACGATGAAATTCGCGGAGCACCTGCACAAGATCGGTACGCTCAAGACCATGCCGAAGGCCTGGACCGACTATTACCTGCCCGATTCCGCCTATCTAAACGGTAACTGACGGCATTCAGGCAGCGGCGCCTTAATCCCGCCGCTGCCCCCTTCAAGGAGTAATTCCAATGCTTCAGGCCATTGCCCGCACCGGCAACGAGACCGCGCCGGCGGCTGAGAGAGAGCCCCTCCTCAAGGTCGACAATGTGACGCTGCGCTATAAGACCCCGAATCTCTTGGTCACCGCCACCGAGGGCGTGAGTTTTTCCGTCCGCCAATCCGACAGGTTCGTGCTGCTCGGTCCATCCGGCTGCGGCAAGTCAACGCTTCTCAAAGCCGTCGGTGGCTACATGACCCCGTCGGCAGGCTCGATCCACATCAACGGGCGTCAGGTGAAGTGTCCGGGGCCCGATCGCATGATGGTCTTCCAGGAGTTCGACCAGCTCATGCCCTGGAAAACTGTGCTTGAGAACGTCATGTTCCCGCTGCTGGTCGCCCGCAAGCTGCCGAAGGGTGAAGCGGAAATATTGGCGCGCGAATATATCGACAAGGTGAAGCTGACCCGCGCCGTCGACAGCTATCCCCACACGCTATCCGGCGGGATGAAGCAGCGCGTCGCCATCGCCCGCGGCATGGCGATGCAGCCGGATATCCTCCTAATGGACGAGCCTTTCGCAGCGCTCGATGCCCTCACCCGCCGGCAGATGCAGGACGAGCTGCTCCAACTTTGGGAAGACACCAAGTTCACCGTCATCTTCGTCACCCATTCGATTGCCGAAGCGATCAAGATCTCGAACCGGATCCTGCTCCTGTCGCCGCACCCCGGCAGGGTCAAGGCGGAAGTGGTTGAAGTCGACAAGGTCAGCCACGAAGACGGCAGCGCCGCAGCGCTCGAGCGCGACATTCATAACCTGCTGTTCTCCTCGGAACCCGGCCACAAGGAATAAAGCCATGTTGTCCGCAAACATCATCCTTGCGCCCGATGTCGAGGTCGCCAAGCCCTACGACAACGTCAAGCCGGTCGAACAGAGGCTCAGTGCATTCGAAACGCTCTGGGGCATCGGCGCATTGCGTAAGGCATTGCTGATCGTCACGCTGGCGATCGTCTGGCAGGTCTACGCCTCCTACCTCGACAATCCTCTTCTCTTTCCGACGCTGAGCGACACGATCGTCACGCTGATCGACCGTTTCGCCGACGGCACGCTGCCGGCCCGCATCTGGACGACGCTGCAGATCCTGTTCATGGGTTATGCGCTCGGCACGGTGCTTGCCGCATTGCTGACCGTGCTCGCCATCAACACGCGCATCGGCACGGATTTTCTCGAAACGATGACGGCGATGTTCAATCCGCTGCCGGCCATATCGCTTCTGCCGCTGGCGCTGATCTGGTTCGGCCTCGGCGCCTCCAGCCTGGTCTTCGTGCTCGTGCATTCGGTCCTTTGGGCGGTGGCGCTGAACACCCATTCCGGTTTCCTCGGCGTTTCGCGCACCTTGCGCATGGTCGGCGCCAATTACGGCCTGACGGGGATTTCCTATGTGCTGCGAATCCTCGTGCCGGCCGCCTTCCCTTCCATTCTCACCGGGCTGAAGATCGGCTGGGCCTTTGCATGGCGCACGCTGATTGCCGCCGAGCTCGTCTTCGGCGTCTCATCGGGCCAGGGAGGCCTTGGCTGGTTCATATTCGAGAACCGCAACCTGCTCGATATTCCGGCAGTCTTCGCCGGCCTCTTGACCGTGATCATCATCGGCCTGATCGTCGAGAACCTGGTCTTCCAGACGATCGAGCGGCACACCATCCAGAAATGGGGAATGAAGGAATAGCCGCGAATGCGATTTTCCCATCCCGAGAAGGTATCCTCATGACACACAGAAAAACGCCGGACATGCTGCGAAGCGCGCGATGGTTCGCGCCGGATGACCTGCGCAGCTTCGGCCACCGCTCGCGCATGATGCAGCTCGGCTATGCCGAGGAGGATTTTCGCGACAAGCCGATCATCGGCATCCTCAACACCTGGTCGGAGCTCAATACCTGCCACTCCCACTTCAAGGAGCGCGTGCAGGACGTGAAGCGCGGCGTCTCGCAGGCCGGCGGCTTCCCGGTTGAAATGCCGTCGCTGTCGGTCGACGAGAGTTTCACGAAGCCCACCTCCATGCTCTACCGCAACATGCTTGCGATGGAGACGGAGGAGACGATCCGTTCGCACCCGCTCGATGGCGTCGTGCTGATGGGTGGTTGCGACAAGACCACGCCGGGCCTCGTCATGGGGGCGATGTCGGCCGGCGTGCCGATGATCTACCTTCCCGCCGGGCCGATGCTGCGCGGCAACTATGCCGGCAAAATCCTCGGCTCCGGTTCTGACGCCTGGAAATATTGGGACGAGCGCCGCGCCGGCAACATCACCGATGCCGAGTGGCTCGGCGTTCAAGGCGGCATCGCCCGCTCGGCCGGCACCTGCATGACGATGGGCACCGCCAGCACCATGACGGCGATTGCCGATGCGATGGGGCTGACGCTGCCGGGCGCCTCGTCCATTCCTGCCGTCGATGCCAACCACCAGCGAATGTCGGCCGCCTGCGGCCGGCGCGCCGTCGAGATGGTCTGGGAGGATCTGACGCCCGACCGGATCGTCACGGAAGCGGCATGCCGCAATGCCGCTATCGTCGCCATGGCCACCGGCTGCTCCACCAACGCCGTCGTCCACCTGATCGCGATGGCCCGGCGCGCCGGCATCAACCTGACACTCGACGATCTCGACCTGCTGGGACGGGTGACGCCGCTCATCGCTAACGTCCGTCCCTCGGGGAAAGACTATCTGATGGAGGATTTCTTCTATGCGGGCGGCCTGCGGGCGCTGATGAAACAGCTCGAGGACCGGCTGGACCTGACGGCCATGACCGTCACCGGAAAGACCATGGGGGAAAACCTCATGGGCGCAGAAGTCTATAATGACGATGTCATCCGGCCGCTTTCGAACCCGGTCTATCACGAGGGATCACTCGCCGTCCTGCGCGGCAATCTCTGTCCTAACGGCGCCGTGATGAAGCCTGCGGCCTGCGATCCGAGATATCATGTGCATCAGGGGCCGGCGCTGGTCTTCGACAGCTATCCCGAGATGAAGAAGGCGATCGACGACGAAAATCTCGACGTCACGCCCGACCACGTCCTCGTGCTGCGCAATGCCGGGCCGCTCGGCGGTCCTGGTTTTCCGGAATGGGGCATGCTGCCGATCCCGAAGGCTTTGATCAAGCAGGGCCATCGCGACATGCTGCGCATTTCCGACGCCCGCATGTCCGGCACCTCCTACGGCGCCTGCATTCTTCATGTGTCGCCGGAAAGCTATATCGGCGGCCCGCTTGCGCTGCTGAGAACCAGTGACATCGTGCGCCTTGATCTGCCCAACCGTCGGCTCGACATGCTGGTGGACGAGGCCGAGCTCGTCCGGCGCCGCGATGCGTGGAATGCGCCGGAGCCGCATTTCCAACGTGGTTACGGCTGGATGTTTTCTCGCCATGTGACGCAGGCCGACCAGGGCTGCGACTTCGATTTTCTAGAAACAAGCTTCGGCAGAGCCGCCGGCGAGCCGGATATCTATTGAGGAGGGATGGGAATGACCGACTACGCACTGAGCGAGGCGACACGCGCGAAATTCAAGAAGATCTCGACGGCATCGATCGCCACAGCCCTCTTCAAGCGCGGCCTTCGAAACCAGTTCATCCAGGGGGTCGTGCCGGTGGCGCCCAAAGCCGAGACGATGGTCGGGCAGGCATTCACGCTGCGCTATATTCCCGCCCGTGAAGATCGCAATCCGATCACCGTCTTTCAAAACCCAAATCATCCGCAAAGAGTCGCGATGGAGACGTGCCCTCCGGGGCAGGTGCTGGTGATGGACGCGCGCAAGGACGCAAGGGCTGCGACGGCGGGCTCCATCCTGATCACGCGGCTGGCGCTCCGCGGCGCGGCAGGCGTCGTCTCCGACGGCGGTTTTCGCGATGCCGAAGGGATCGGGGCGCTTGATATGCCGGCCTATTACGCCAAGCCGTCGGCGCCAACCAATCTCACCTTGCACGAAGCGCTCGATATCAATGTGCCGATTTCCTGCGGCGATGTCGCTGTGTTTCCCGGTGACGTCCTGGTCGGCGACCGCGATGGCGTCATGGTCATCCCCGCCCATCTGGCCGATGAACTCGCGGATGAATGCACGAATATGGAAAGCTACGAGGACTTCGTGCTCGAGCAGGTCAAGGCCGGCGAAACGATCATCGGCCTCTATCCTTGCACCAAGGACGAACACCAGCAGAAATTCCAGGCCTGGCGAAAAGAAAACGGCCGCTGAATTTGCAGGACGGGGCCGCGCCAACCGGCCCCGTGTTCGACTATTTTCCGTCAAGCCACTCCTGCAGCTCGGCTTCGGCCCGTTCCAGCGCACTGTAATTCAGCAGTTTGCGCAAAAATGCGATTGTCACGGCGCGGGCGCGCAGGTTGAAGCGGCCATCTTCGTGGTCGTCGCCGGCGGTCTGATAGACATCGAGCTTGTCATAGAGTTGCTGCAGCCGGTTCTGCACGCTGCGTGGCGACA
It contains:
- a CDS encoding ABC transporter substrate-binding protein, translated to MQILKHCLVAAAVTLGLASASQAQEKTAISITRQPGILYLASHVMETQKLIEKHAAAEGVADVTVEWRTFSGGGAQTDALLAGNVDVVNTGTGNLLLLWDRTRGKVKGIITSSAQPVIMVSNDPRIKSLKDITPSDKIAVPTVGVSTQAILLQMAAAKMFGEDKVKTFDSNTVQLGHPDAVAAIANPNHEVKNHFSAPPFQYIELKQQGVHRVTDSKEILGGALTQATFFTTTAFADANPKIVKALREATEEAVAFIKKDPKTALEAYKTVSGDKTSLDDLLAMLKEPGMDEWRTDPQGTMKFAEHLHKIGTLKTMPKAWTDYYLPDSAYLNGN
- a CDS encoding ABC transporter permease; its protein translation is MLSANIILAPDVEVAKPYDNVKPVEQRLSAFETLWGIGALRKALLIVTLAIVWQVYASYLDNPLLFPTLSDTIVTLIDRFADGTLPARIWTTLQILFMGYALGTVLAALLTVLAINTRIGTDFLETMTAMFNPLPAISLLPLALIWFGLGASSLVFVLVHSVLWAVALNTHSGFLGVSRTLRMVGANYGLTGISYVLRILVPAAFPSILTGLKIGWAFAWRTLIAAELVFGVSSGQGGLGWFIFENRNLLDIPAVFAGLLTVIIIGLIVENLVFQTIERHTIQKWGMKE
- a CDS encoding ribonuclease activity regulator RraA, which translates into the protein MTDYALSEATRAKFKKISTASIATALFKRGLRNQFIQGVVPVAPKAETMVGQAFTLRYIPAREDRNPITVFQNPNHPQRVAMETCPPGQVLVMDARKDARAATAGSILITRLALRGAAGVVSDGGFRDAEGIGALDMPAYYAKPSAPTNLTLHEALDINVPISCGDVAVFPGDVLVGDRDGVMVIPAHLADELADECTNMESYEDFVLEQVKAGETIIGLYPCTKDEHQQKFQAWRKENGR
- a CDS encoding ABC transporter ATP-binding protein, which encodes MLQAIARTGNETAPAAEREPLLKVDNVTLRYKTPNLLVTATEGVSFSVRQSDRFVLLGPSGCGKSTLLKAVGGYMTPSAGSIHINGRQVKCPGPDRMMVFQEFDQLMPWKTVLENVMFPLLVARKLPKGEAEILAREYIDKVKLTRAVDSYPHTLSGGMKQRVAIARGMAMQPDILLMDEPFAALDALTRRQMQDELLQLWEDTKFTVIFVTHSIAEAIKISNRILLLSPHPGRVKAEVVEVDKVSHEDGSAAALERDIHNLLFSSEPGHKE
- a CDS encoding GntR family transcriptional regulator, producing MSGMVRESQLDRSRQVALQIHEILRARILTVELAPGTVLSRASLQLEFGVSQTPVRDALMRLQEEGLVEVYPQYATVVAKIDTDHARQAQFLRLSIELEAVRRLTEESPGETAAELREILARQNAVRSPETYDIFDEIDRDFHRKLYERAGILQLWANVRRQSVHLDRLRRLNLPMPGKMQTVLADHQAIVDAIASGKPEAAAAALRKHLSGTLSIIDVIRAQYPNYIRG
- the araD gene encoding L-arabinonate dehydratase, which encodes MTHRKTPDMLRSARWFAPDDLRSFGHRSRMMQLGYAEEDFRDKPIIGILNTWSELNTCHSHFKERVQDVKRGVSQAGGFPVEMPSLSVDESFTKPTSMLYRNMLAMETEETIRSHPLDGVVLMGGCDKTTPGLVMGAMSAGVPMIYLPAGPMLRGNYAGKILGSGSDAWKYWDERRAGNITDAEWLGVQGGIARSAGTCMTMGTASTMTAIADAMGLTLPGASSIPAVDANHQRMSAACGRRAVEMVWEDLTPDRIVTEAACRNAAIVAMATGCSTNAVVHLIAMARRAGINLTLDDLDLLGRVTPLIANVRPSGKDYLMEDFFYAGGLRALMKQLEDRLDLTAMTVTGKTMGENLMGAEVYNDDVIRPLSNPVYHEGSLAVLRGNLCPNGAVMKPAACDPRYHVHQGPALVFDSYPEMKKAIDDENLDVTPDHVLVLRNAGPLGGPGFPEWGMLPIPKALIKQGHRDMLRISDARMSGTSYGACILHVSPESYIGGPLALLRTSDIVRLDLPNRRLDMLVDEAELVRRRDAWNAPEPHFQRGYGWMFSRHVTQADQGCDFDFLETSFGRAAGEPDIY